The Sorangiineae bacterium MSr11367 genome window below encodes:
- the pruA gene encoding L-glutamate gamma-semialdehyde dehydrogenase encodes MFDASLPRPLPANEPVLNYAPGSAERAALKARLASMASERPDVPHVVAGKALRDGEVYEVRAPHDHSLLVATCHDGGAAVATKAIDAALAAAPAWAATSFEERARIFTRAAELLAGPWRSVLNAATMLGQSKTAYQAEIDAACELIDFLRFNVAYASRLAEQPISPPGISNALELRPLEGFVLAITPFNFSAIAGNLPSACALMGNVVVWKPAENQSLAAYHTMRLFEAAGLPPGVINVVYGNGATIAGTCLARPELAGVHFTGSTTVFQSIWRTVGESVARYRTYPRLVGETGGKDFVLAHPSAEVEALAVGLVRGAFEFQGQKCSAASRAYIPRSIWPKVRDLAIDHIKQIRMGDVTDFRNLMGAVINERAWTRLSGWRDRLASDPKAKILAGDGWSREKGWFCGPTLVEVSDPGHALLAEELFGPVLGVHVYDDAGDGFEAALDLVDRTSPYALTGAIFSRDRSAVAKATTRLRQAAGNFYINDKPTGAVVGQQPFGGSRASGTNDKAGSAYNLLRWASPRTIKETFVPPTTVPYPSMSEE; translated from the coding sequence ATGTTCGACGCGTCTTTACCGAGGCCCCTCCCCGCCAACGAACCGGTGCTCAACTACGCGCCAGGCTCGGCCGAACGTGCCGCCTTGAAGGCACGGCTGGCCAGCATGGCCAGCGAGCGCCCCGATGTGCCGCATGTCGTCGCAGGCAAAGCGCTGCGGGACGGCGAGGTGTACGAGGTTCGTGCGCCGCACGACCACAGCCTTCTCGTCGCCACGTGCCACGATGGCGGGGCCGCGGTGGCGACCAAGGCGATTGACGCAGCGCTCGCCGCCGCGCCCGCATGGGCCGCCACCTCGTTCGAGGAGCGCGCCCGCATCTTCACGCGCGCCGCCGAGTTGCTCGCGGGCCCGTGGCGTTCGGTCCTCAACGCGGCCACCATGCTCGGCCAGAGCAAGACCGCGTACCAGGCCGAGATCGACGCCGCGTGCGAGCTCATCGATTTTCTGCGCTTCAACGTGGCGTACGCCTCGCGGTTGGCAGAGCAGCCCATCTCGCCGCCCGGCATTTCCAACGCGCTCGAGCTTCGTCCGCTCGAGGGCTTCGTGCTCGCCATCACGCCGTTCAACTTCAGCGCCATCGCGGGGAACCTTCCCTCCGCGTGCGCGCTGATGGGCAACGTCGTGGTGTGGAAGCCGGCCGAGAACCAGAGCCTCGCCGCGTACCACACGATGCGTCTTTTCGAAGCCGCCGGTTTGCCGCCCGGCGTCATCAACGTCGTCTACGGCAACGGCGCCACCATCGCCGGCACCTGCCTCGCGCGGCCCGAGCTCGCGGGCGTGCACTTCACCGGTTCGACCACGGTGTTCCAATCCATCTGGCGCACCGTCGGAGAAAGCGTGGCGCGCTACCGCACGTACCCGCGCCTCGTCGGCGAAACCGGCGGCAAGGACTTCGTGCTCGCGCACCCTTCGGCCGAGGTCGAAGCGCTGGCCGTCGGCCTGGTGCGCGGCGCCTTCGAGTTCCAGGGGCAGAAGTGCTCGGCCGCATCCCGCGCGTACATCCCGCGTTCGATCTGGCCGAAGGTGCGGGACTTGGCCATCGATCACATCAAGCAAATCCGCATGGGCGACGTGACCGACTTCCGCAACTTGATGGGCGCGGTCATCAACGAGCGCGCGTGGACGCGCCTCTCCGGCTGGCGCGATCGCCTGGCCAGCGATCCTAAGGCGAAGATCCTCGCCGGCGACGGCTGGTCGCGTGAAAAGGGCTGGTTCTGCGGCCCCACCTTGGTCGAAGTTTCCGATCCGGGCCACGCCCTCTTGGCCGAGGAGCTCTTCGGCCCCGTGCTCGGTGTCCACGTCTACGACGACGCCGGCGACGGCTTCGAGGCCGCCCTCGATCTGGTCGATCGCACGAGCCCCTACGCCCTCACCGGCGCCATCTTCTCCCGCGACCGCTCCGCCGTTGCCAAGGCAACCACCCGCCTCCGCCAGGCTGCCGGCAATTTCTACATCAACGACAAGCCCACCGGCGCCGTCGTCGGCCAGCAGCCCTTCGGCGGCTCCCGCGCCTCGGGCACCAACGACAAAGCCGGCAGCGCCTACAACCTCCTGCGCTGGGCCAGCCCCCGGACCATCAAAGAAACCTTCGTCCCCCCCACGACCGTTCCCTACCCGTCCATGTCCGAAGAGTGA
- a CDS encoding glutathione S-transferase domain-containing protein yields the protein MVAKPVIVGRSSSHFTRVARIFAAELGVACDLRVVHDLMSADAADYGGNPALKMPTLVTSHGTWFGALPICRELARQSSLRLRIVWPEDLDTPLLSNAQELTVHAMAMGVSLTLGKVSGVPVDNAHRLKMERSLLSTLSWLDANVAEARSALPAERHLCFLEVTLFCLTTHLKFRDTVPTASYSSLNAFCESFAARSSARATEYRFDA from the coding sequence ATGGTTGCCAAGCCCGTCATCGTCGGTCGTTCGAGCTCGCACTTCACGCGTGTGGCGCGCATCTTCGCGGCGGAATTGGGGGTCGCTTGTGACCTTCGTGTGGTGCACGACCTCATGTCCGCCGATGCGGCGGACTATGGCGGCAATCCCGCATTGAAAATGCCCACGCTCGTGACGTCGCATGGAACCTGGTTCGGTGCTCTCCCGATTTGCCGTGAGCTTGCGCGTCAATCGAGCCTGCGATTGCGCATCGTGTGGCCGGAGGATCTCGACACGCCGCTGCTCTCCAATGCGCAGGAGCTCACGGTGCACGCCATGGCCATGGGCGTCTCCCTGACCTTGGGCAAGGTTTCCGGTGTACCGGTGGACAATGCCCATCGTCTCAAGATGGAACGTAGCCTTCTCAGCACGCTGTCATGGCTCGATGCGAATGTGGCCGAGGCGCGCAGTGCGCTGCCTGCAGAACGCCATCTCTGTTTTCTGGAGGTGACACTCTTCTGCCTCACGACCCATTTGAAATTTCGCGACACCGTGCCCACTGCCTCGTATTCGTCGTTGAACGCTTTTTGTGAGTCGTTTGCGGCGCGTTCGTCCGCACGCGCCACCGAGTATCGGTTCGACGCGTGA
- a CDS encoding MFS transporter, protein MDPPLVTRGPVTWLMYAGLGYFNYLTCAMGPALPLLRGELAISYTVSSLHFTALAVGLILSGSLADRAMGKLGRRVTFWLGIAGLAGAGLIIASGTHAAVTIGGGLAMGIFGGTTLSMTSTVLSEVHGAHQAAALAEANVVASAAGAFAPLLVGWLATATSWRAAFVLPAAVGAIAPVAFVALRRMQLPEPRPNDAERAPHARALGLAYWTFWSVLVLVDCIEFSMAAWASSYLRDAGGFSAASAATAASLFLIGMLVGRAAGTRLLLVGAKPRALQKLALLTTIAAFLLFRLGPTPSLTLAGLLLTGVGVANLWPLALSLALGAARGASDAAASRASLAAGVGAFSAPLALGAAADALGIATAYWLVVPLVVAAWLLVAKTP, encoded by the coding sequence ATGGATCCCCCGCTCGTGACACGCGGCCCCGTCACGTGGCTGATGTACGCAGGCCTCGGCTATTTCAATTACCTGACGTGCGCGATGGGCCCTGCCCTACCGTTGCTCCGCGGCGAGCTGGCCATTTCGTACACCGTCAGCAGCCTTCACTTCACGGCGCTCGCGGTGGGTCTCATCCTCTCGGGCAGCCTGGCCGATCGCGCCATGGGGAAGCTCGGGCGCCGGGTCACATTTTGGCTGGGCATCGCCGGGCTGGCGGGCGCAGGTCTGATCATTGCATCGGGCACGCACGCCGCCGTCACCATCGGCGGTGGGCTGGCCATGGGCATCTTCGGCGGCACCACGCTCTCGATGACCTCGACGGTCCTCAGCGAAGTTCACGGCGCGCACCAAGCCGCGGCACTCGCCGAAGCCAACGTCGTGGCCAGCGCCGCGGGTGCGTTCGCACCGTTGCTCGTGGGGTGGCTCGCCACCGCAACGAGCTGGCGCGCCGCGTTCGTTCTCCCCGCGGCGGTGGGCGCGATCGCCCCCGTCGCGTTCGTCGCACTTCGCCGCATGCAGCTTCCCGAACCGCGGCCGAACGATGCCGAGCGTGCACCGCACGCGCGTGCACTCGGGCTCGCCTACTGGACGTTCTGGTCCGTCCTCGTCCTCGTCGACTGCATCGAATTTTCGATGGCCGCGTGGGCGTCGAGCTACCTTCGCGATGCCGGCGGCTTTTCCGCAGCCTCCGCCGCGACCGCCGCCAGCCTCTTTCTCATCGGGATGCTCGTCGGGCGCGCCGCAGGCACCCGCCTGCTGCTCGTGGGCGCCAAGCCGCGCGCACTCCAGAAGCTCGCGCTCCTCACCACCATCGCCGCCTTTCTCCTGTTTCGCTTGGGCCCCACCCCATCGCTCACGCTCGCGGGGCTGCTGCTCACCGGCGTGGGCGTCGCCAACCTATGGCCGCTCGCCCTGTCGCTCGCATTGGGTGCCGCGCGCGGTGCGAGCGATGCCGCCGCCTCGCGTGCATCGCTCGCCGCGGGCGTCGGTGCCTTCAGCGCCCCCCTGGCCCTCGGTGCCGCCGCCGATGCCCTCGGAATCGCCACCGCCTACTGGCTCGTCGTTCCGCTCGTCGTCGCCGCGTGGCTCCTCGTCGCAAAGACTCCGTAG
- a CDS encoding oligopeptide:H+ symporter: MPSASAARPQDEFLGHPKGLFVCFFTEMWERFSFYGMKALLLLYLLKFHLFGDDAGYDVLGAYGGLVYAVPVLGGLLADRYLGMRKAVVFGGVLLVLGHLGMAYEGEPARLVNGVVHRDDTALQVFYLSLALIIMGVGFLKPNISTIVGKLYSDGDPRRDSGFTVFYAGINVGAMLSALICAFLGETYGWKYGFGAAGVGMLAGLCMFLWGQKYLEGHAEPRDPAKLRERVGPVSREWAIYLGAGLGVLLVWQLIQRTWTVHGTMHIIGAFLVVWFVWFIATKCTKVEREQMLALAALLVGVLIFFVLYEQTYSSWLTFSDRLMTKDFFTVTRGTPSLPWAIFSLGASPPLMVAALVASDRGRRGVAKGLGALMAVGLVVATMHDIVLVAQTAGSLTFLGAFWLVFFSPIFSWLWPWLERRGLNPSKPAKMAIGLALAGASFVPMMAAVRAAQPGQPASVWWLALAYAVLEVGELAVMPIGLSAVTQLSVGRVVGLMMGAFWLATAYSEVLAAQFARLASIEVPAGEAMDWAAAAAKYGDLFRLMACAGVAAGVFYLVLTPWIRRAMHGVK, translated from the coding sequence ATGCCTTCCGCATCGGCCGCTCGCCCTCAGGATGAATTTTTAGGCCACCCCAAGGGGCTCTTCGTCTGCTTCTTCACCGAGATGTGGGAGCGCTTTTCGTTCTACGGAATGAAGGCGCTGTTGCTGCTGTACCTCCTCAAGTTCCACCTTTTCGGGGACGACGCGGGGTACGACGTCCTCGGGGCTTACGGCGGCTTGGTCTACGCGGTGCCGGTGTTGGGCGGCCTCCTCGCCGACCGCTACCTGGGAATGCGCAAGGCGGTGGTCTTCGGCGGCGTCCTCCTGGTGCTCGGCCATCTGGGGATGGCCTACGAAGGTGAGCCAGCGCGCCTGGTGAACGGCGTCGTCCACCGCGATGATACGGCGCTGCAGGTGTTTTACCTGTCGCTGGCGCTCATCATCATGGGCGTCGGGTTTCTCAAACCGAACATCTCCACCATCGTTGGAAAGCTCTATTCCGACGGCGATCCGCGGCGCGATTCCGGGTTTACCGTCTTTTATGCGGGCATCAACGTCGGGGCCATGCTCTCGGCGCTCATTTGTGCCTTTCTCGGCGAGACCTACGGCTGGAAATACGGCTTTGGCGCCGCCGGCGTCGGCATGCTCGCGGGTCTATGCATGTTCCTCTGGGGGCAGAAATACCTCGAAGGCCACGCCGAACCGCGGGATCCTGCAAAGCTTCGCGAGCGCGTCGGACCGGTGAGCCGCGAATGGGCCATTTACCTTGGCGCCGGCCTGGGCGTGCTCCTCGTCTGGCAATTGATCCAGCGCACGTGGACCGTGCACGGCACGATGCACATCATCGGGGCTTTTCTCGTCGTTTGGTTCGTATGGTTCATCGCCACGAAGTGCACCAAGGTCGAACGCGAGCAAATGCTTGCACTCGCCGCGCTGCTCGTCGGCGTGTTGATCTTCTTCGTCCTGTACGAGCAGACCTACAGCTCGTGGCTCACGTTCTCCGATCGGCTCATGACGAAGGACTTCTTCACGGTGACGCGGGGCACGCCGTCCTTGCCGTGGGCCATCTTTTCGTTGGGCGCGAGCCCGCCCTTGATGGTGGCGGCCCTCGTGGCGAGCGATCGCGGTCGGCGGGGCGTGGCGAAGGGGTTGGGCGCGTTGATGGCCGTGGGCCTGGTCGTGGCGACCATGCATGACATCGTTCTCGTGGCGCAGACGGCGGGATCGCTCACCTTTTTGGGCGCGTTTTGGCTCGTGTTCTTCTCGCCGATCTTCTCCTGGCTGTGGCCGTGGCTGGAGCGTCGCGGCCTCAATCCGAGCAAGCCGGCCAAGATGGCCATCGGACTCGCGCTCGCGGGGGCCTCGTTCGTCCCGATGATGGCCGCCGTCCGCGCGGCGCAGCCCGGCCAGCCGGCCAGCGTGTGGTGGCTCGCGCTTGCGTACGCAGTGCTCGAAGTGGGCGAGCTGGCGGTCATGCCCATTGGCCTCTCCGCCGTGACGCAATTGTCCGTCGGCCGGGTGGTGGGCCTCATGATGGGGGCGTTCTGGCTCGCCACCGCGTACTCGGAGGTGCTGGCGGCACAGTTCGCGAGGCTCGCCTCCATCGAGGTACCGGCGGGCGAGGCGATGGATTGGGCGGCCGCGGCCGCGAAATACGGCGATCTGTTTCGGCTCATGGCTTGCGCGGGGGTGGCGGCCGGCGTGTTCTACCTCGTACTGACACCTTGGATTCGACGGGCCATGCACGGCGTGAAATAG
- a CDS encoding DUF5110 domain-containing protein — MRTRDAAPFVVIVMSSFACQSPPAAESALAHGDALTTTLGDLTAIARQGSAFMLTAGAHKVRVRFLQPDVFRLELAPGGTFSDPVAGKVLTRTDFGAVTASYSDAGAYYRIESDALVLRAYKKPLTFALYEKDNKTLVWKEQSGLTWDEQGTEQRLVRAADEQFYGGGLRLGAWALRDQVVPIRVFNSWKEFENASPAPFYMSTAGYGVVRNTWAPGRYDFGSTVATQHGEKRFDAVYFAGGGLKEVLDRYTDVTGKPFLAPMFGFEMGNADCWSTYNTDPEQGPVNRPGHLKTPDVLAYSKAARESDMPSGWFLPNDGYGCGYEDLAPTVASLHEKGFYTGLWTSTGLANVDWEVGTVGTRAIKTDVAWIGDGYEFAFKGVEQAVAGIETNSDARRFVWTVDGWAGTQRNAVVWTGDTYGNWNDMRFHVPAITGAGLSALNYASGDVDGIYAGSPDTYSRDLQWKAFLPVLMSMSGWGAVNPETGYRDKQPWRFDEAHKAIHRKYLKLRERLLPYLYTMSRVAHETGVPSTRALVLEYPKDAKVRDNTTSQEFMAGDAFLVAPVTENATTRSGIYLPADTWVDYWTGAVRKGPVTVDNYPAPLDTLPLFVRAGSIVPMWPQKLHFREVSTGPFAFDIYPPAPGQRSSFTLYEDDGLTRQYIDGKFAKQRIAVDVSSNGGLVVSLGASQGDYTGKPESRHYELTLHTASPATRIDMAGTPLPRHRTKAAYDAAPDGWYFDPADRGGLLSIKTPDLRLDTASTVSISRR; from the coding sequence ATGCGCACCAGGGATGCGGCACCGTTCGTGGTTATCGTGATGAGTTCGTTCGCCTGTCAATCGCCGCCGGCCGCGGAGTCGGCGCTGGCGCATGGTGATGCTTTGACGACGACGTTGGGGGATCTCACGGCGATCGCGCGGCAGGGAAGCGCGTTCATGCTGACCGCGGGCGCCCATAAGGTGCGCGTTCGGTTTCTGCAGCCGGACGTCTTTCGCCTGGAGCTCGCGCCCGGGGGCACGTTCTCCGATCCGGTCGCGGGCAAGGTGCTGACCCGCACCGACTTTGGGGCGGTGACCGCGTCGTATTCCGATGCCGGTGCCTACTACCGCATCGAATCGGACGCGCTCGTCCTTCGCGCGTACAAGAAGCCGCTGACCTTTGCGCTCTACGAAAAGGACAACAAGACGCTCGTCTGGAAGGAGCAATCGGGCCTGACGTGGGACGAGCAGGGGACGGAGCAGCGGCTCGTTCGCGCGGCCGACGAGCAATTTTACGGCGGCGGGCTTCGTCTCGGCGCGTGGGCGTTGCGCGACCAGGTCGTGCCCATTCGGGTGTTCAACAGCTGGAAGGAATTCGAGAACGCCAGCCCGGCGCCCTTTTACATGAGCACCGCGGGCTACGGGGTCGTGCGCAACACGTGGGCGCCCGGTCGCTACGATTTCGGCTCCACGGTGGCGACGCAGCACGGCGAGAAGCGATTCGACGCCGTGTACTTCGCCGGCGGCGGCCTCAAAGAGGTTCTCGATCGGTATACCGACGTCACGGGGAAACCGTTTCTCGCCCCGATGTTCGGATTCGAGATGGGCAATGCGGATTGCTGGAGTACGTACAATACCGATCCGGAGCAAGGCCCGGTCAATCGGCCCGGGCACCTCAAGACGCCCGACGTTCTGGCCTATTCGAAGGCCGCCCGTGAGAGCGATATGCCGTCAGGCTGGTTCTTGCCCAACGACGGATACGGCTGTGGGTACGAAGATTTGGCACCCACCGTCGCGTCGCTCCACGAAAAGGGCTTTTACACGGGTCTTTGGACCAGCACGGGGCTCGCGAATGTCGACTGGGAGGTGGGCACGGTCGGCACGCGGGCCATCAAGACGGATGTCGCGTGGATCGGCGACGGGTACGAATTCGCCTTCAAGGGCGTGGAACAAGCCGTCGCGGGCATCGAAACGAACAGCGATGCGCGGCGCTTCGTCTGGACCGTGGACGGGTGGGCAGGCACGCAGCGCAACGCGGTCGTGTGGACCGGCGACACGTATGGCAATTGGAACGATATGCGCTTTCACGTGCCGGCCATCACCGGTGCCGGGTTGTCGGCACTCAATTACGCGAGCGGTGACGTCGATGGGATTTACGCGGGCAGCCCCGACACGTACAGCCGCGATCTGCAGTGGAAGGCGTTTCTTCCGGTTCTCATGAGCATGTCGGGATGGGGCGCGGTGAATCCGGAAACGGGATACCGCGACAAGCAACCGTGGCGTTTCGACGAAGCGCACAAGGCGATTCATCGCAAATACCTGAAACTGCGCGAGCGTCTGCTGCCGTACCTCTACACGATGAGCCGCGTGGCCCACGAGACCGGCGTTCCCAGCACGCGCGCGCTGGTGCTCGAGTATCCCAAGGATGCCAAGGTGCGCGACAACACGACGAGCCAGGAGTTCATGGCGGGCGACGCGTTTTTGGTCGCGCCGGTCACCGAAAATGCGACCACGCGGAGCGGGATTTACCTGCCGGCGGATACGTGGGTCGACTACTGGACGGGCGCGGTTCGCAAGGGGCCGGTGACCGTGGACAATTACCCGGCGCCGCTCGATACGTTGCCGCTCTTCGTGCGCGCTGGTTCGATCGTGCCCATGTGGCCGCAGAAACTGCACTTCCGCGAGGTGTCGACCGGGCCGTTCGCCTTCGACATTTACCCGCCCGCCCCGGGCCAGCGTTCGTCGTTCACCCTTTACGAGGACGACGGTCTGACCCGCCAATACATCGACGGCAAGTTTGCCAAGCAGCGCATCGCCGTCGACGTTTCGTCGAACGGAGGCCTCGTCGTTTCCCTGGGCGCGAGCCAAGGCGACTACACGGGAAAGCCGGAAAGCCGCCACTACGAGCTGACCCTCCACACCGCATCGCCGGCCACCCGCATCGACATGGCCGGCACGCCGCTCCCGCGCCACCGTACGAAGGCCGCCTACGACGCGGCCCCCGACGGTTGGTACTTCGACCCCGCCGATCGCGGTGGCCTCCTATCCATCAAGACCCCCGACCTGCGCCTGGACACCGCCTCGACGGTGTCCATCTCGCGCCGGTGA
- a CDS encoding MFS transporter: MMIPPALRELRFAAYWCGIVISLSGHMMGIVVRGWLVNELTHSSVWLGGVYAMVGLPGLVLGPFAGALVDRVDRGKVLLVTQALHGLNALLLAITILTGSISPPLLLVFALAAGSIGSFDWTVRLAIVPKLVRPESLDSAVALSSGAWILAGVLGPAVAGVLLPRIGAAGCFFVTAAAFLPSVLTAFRRTAIPPEPSKPGDSWLQSTLQGYRYILGRRLLRTLLVLEGIPVVFGLPFTTLFPILAERAAVGSNEETLGLLHSAVGVGAILGAIFSSMSLRTARRGRALLVSAGAFGAGLMTFAVSKPFLVLVALLVAIGAVESIFSTLNATLVQRITDEAYRGRVMSVYNLPWGITPVGGLSLGLLAKAFDPGVAIALHGSFIALLVVGIAAANPELRRTP, encoded by the coding sequence ATGATGATTCCTCCGGCGCTGCGAGAGCTGCGGTTTGCGGCATATTGGTGCGGAATCGTCATCTCGCTTTCCGGCCACATGATGGGCATCGTCGTGCGCGGCTGGCTCGTCAACGAATTGACACATTCGTCCGTGTGGCTCGGCGGCGTCTACGCCATGGTCGGCCTTCCGGGGCTGGTCCTCGGGCCATTCGCGGGGGCGCTGGTCGACCGTGTGGATCGCGGCAAGGTGTTGCTCGTCACCCAAGCGCTGCACGGGCTCAACGCGTTGCTCTTGGCGATCACCATTCTCACCGGCAGCATCTCGCCGCCGCTGCTTCTCGTCTTTGCCCTGGCGGCGGGCTCCATCGGGAGCTTCGACTGGACGGTGCGCCTGGCCATCGTCCCCAAGTTGGTCCGTCCGGAATCCCTGGACAGCGCCGTTGCGCTTTCGTCGGGCGCGTGGATCCTCGCCGGCGTGCTCGGGCCGGCGGTTGCGGGCGTGCTCTTACCGCGCATCGGCGCGGCGGGGTGCTTCTTCGTCACGGCGGCGGCCTTTCTTCCCTCGGTGCTCACCGCGTTTCGCCGAACCGCGATTCCTCCCGAGCCATCGAAGCCCGGGGACTCGTGGCTGCAGAGCACCCTCCAGGGATACCGCTACATCCTCGGTCGCCGGCTTCTGCGCACCCTTCTCGTGTTGGAGGGTATTCCCGTCGTGTTCGGGTTGCCGTTCACCACGTTGTTCCCCATCCTTGCCGAACGTGCGGCCGTAGGTTCGAACGAGGAGACCCTCGGTCTTCTGCATAGCGCCGTCGGAGTCGGAGCGATCCTCGGCGCCATCTTCTCGTCCATGAGCCTGCGAACGGCGAGGCGCGGTCGAGCGCTCCTCGTTTCGGCGGGGGCCTTTGGTGCGGGGCTGATGACCTTTGCCGTCTCGAAGCCTTTTCTCGTATTGGTCGCCCTGCTCGTGGCCATTGGCGCTGTTGAATCGATCTTCTCGACGCTCAACGCCACGTTGGTTCAACGCATCACCGACGAGGCGTACCGCGGGCGCGTCATGAGCGTCTACAACTTGCCCTGGGGCATCACCCCGGTGGGCGGCCTCTCCCTCGGGTTGCTCGCCAAGGCCTTCGACCCGGGTGTTGCGATCGCCCTTCATGGGAGCTTCATCGCCCTCCTGGTGGTGGGCATCGCGGCGGCAAACCCCGAGCTGCGCCGCACACCGTAA
- a CDS encoding beta/gamma crystallin-related protein, translating to MNLTLKSILGLFLAAASLVTMACNIHLDDNDDTTVTLYTDASFRGTREQRTERDGKCANVPENVNDRVSSIACNGEITVYEHEDCRGDSRRFTCDVPNLHDFGWGDRISSIRF from the coding sequence ATGAACCTCACCCTTAAGAGCATCCTTGGTCTCTTCTTGGCCGCAGCCTCCCTCGTCACCATGGCGTGCAACATCCACCTGGATGACAACGATGATACGACCGTCACGTTGTACACGGACGCCAGCTTCCGCGGGACGCGCGAACAGCGCACCGAACGCGATGGAAAGTGTGCGAACGTGCCCGAGAACGTGAACGACCGCGTGTCATCCATCGCGTGCAACGGCGAGATTACGGTCTACGAGCACGAGGACTGCAGGGGCGACTCCCGCCGATTCACCTGCGACGTCCCCAACCTGCACGACTTTGGCTGGGGCGATCGGATCTCGTCGATTCGATTCTGA